In one Musa acuminata AAA Group cultivar baxijiao chromosome BXJ2-5, Cavendish_Baxijiao_AAA, whole genome shotgun sequence genomic region, the following are encoded:
- the LOC103984498 gene encoding probable galacturonosyltransferase-like 3, giving the protein MPPPMPLSPYLAAVSLLLAAAFSSGWTLHAAAELPRFREAPAFRNGPGCASAPTIHIAMTLDATYLRGSLAGVLSILRHSSCPESISFNFLATRPRRFRPAVSASFPSLSFDVYRFDPALVRGRISSSVRRALDQPLNYARIYLADILPRSVHRVIYFDSDLVVVDDVARLWATDLSPDHVLAAPEYCHANFTSYFTDRFWSDPVYPDALNDRRRSPCYFNTGVMVMDLDRWRAGGYTRKLEAWMEVQKREARIYELGSLPPFLLVFAGEVKGVEHRWNQHGLGGDNVEGLCRDLHPGPVSLLHWSGKGKPWLRLDAGRPCQLDALWAPYDLLRRDGRDDLFADI; this is encoded by the coding sequence aTGCCGCCACCAATGCCTCTCTCCCCCTACCTAGCGGCGGTGTCGCTCCTTCTCGCTGCCGCATTCTCCTCCGGGTGGACATTGCATGCCGCGGCGGAGCTTCCTCGCTTCCGCGAGGCCCCGGCATTCCGCAACGGGCCCGGCTGCGCCTCCGCCCCGACCATCCACATCGCTATGACCCTCGATGCCACCTACCTCCGCGGCTCCCTCGCCGGTGTGCTCTCCATCCTCCGCCATTCCTCCTGCCCGGAATCCATCTCCTTCAACTTCCTCGCCACCCGCCCCCGCCGCTTCCGCCCCGCCGTGTCCGCCTCCTTCCCTTCCCTCAGCTTCGACGTGTACCGTTTCGACCCCGCCCTCGTCCGTGGCCGCATCTCCTCCTCCGTCCGCCGCGCCCTCGACCAACCCCTCAACTACGCTCGCATCTACCTCGCTGACATTCTCCCCCGTTCCGTCCACCGCGTCATCTACTTCGACTCCGACCTCGTCGTCGTCGACGACGTCGCCCGCCTCTGGGCCACCGACCTCTCCCCGGACCATGTCCTCGCCGCCCCCGAGTACTGCCACGCCAACTTCACCTCCTACTTCACAGACCGCTTCTGGTCTGACCCGGTCTACCCCGACGCCCTCAACGACCGCCGCCGCTCGCCCTGCTACTTCAACACCGGGGTCATGGTCATGGACCTCGACCGATGGCGCGCCGGCGGGTACACCCGGAAGTTGGAGGCCTGGATGGAGGTGCAGAAGCGGGAGGCGCGGATCTACGAGCTTGGCTCGCTGCCGCCGTTCCTGCTGGTGTTCGCCGGCGAGGTCAAGGGGGTGGAGCACCGGTGGAACCAGCACGGTCTTGGGGGAGACAACGTCGAGGGTCTGTGCCGGGACCTCCACCCGGGCCCGGTGAGCCTGCTCCACTGGAGTGGCAAGGGGAAGCCGTGGCTCCGCCTCGACGCCGGCCGCCCGTGCCAGCTGGACGCGCTCTGGGCGCCCTACGACCTCCTCCGCCGCGACGGCCGAGACGACCTCTTCGCCGACATCTAA